A genomic window from Methanovulcanius yangii includes:
- a CDS encoding YwbE family protein: MQNEAGADPKQRKNIRQGAAVSIVMKQDQRTGKLTEGTVREILTNSSFHPHGIKVRLADGRVGRVQKIHVDDE; this comes from the coding sequence ATGCAGAACGAGGCAGGGGCGGATCCAAAACAGAGAAAGAACATACGGCAGGGGGCTGCCGTGAGCATCGTCATGAAACAGGACCAGCGGACCGGGAAGCTGACCGAAGGGACTGTCAGGGAGATTCTCACCAACTCTTCGTTTCACCCGCACGGGATCAAGGTGCGCCTTGCCGACGGCAGGGTTGGGAGGGTGCAGAAGATCCATGTGGACGATGAATAG